The genomic region ACTTTACACCATAACCGCTATTGTGTAAAATCAAACCCATATCCATGGCTAAATTATATGTATTTGAgatgtaaattaataaattttttaattcttgtTTTTTTACCAAGATGTGTAGattatattgaataatttacgggaattttaaaaatacctatgaaaaatattttaatatttctcaTACATTTCTCCAtcatttcaaatttaaaaaaatgcATTTTGATTTCTCAATATTTATCGCATACAAGACCCTCAAATGTCACATGTTTCGTCGcatattataatttgtacAATAACACAACTCAAAGTGGCtttttggaaaataaagctaaaaaaattaaactaaatgattttaattcttataaaaaacaaactATTCACTCAAAAGATCGAGGAATCCTGGTAGAATCCCAAAAACCTCCAGTAAATTTGGTTGATTCAGGCGCTAAACCCAAGGAACAACCAGTAGGCACAGCAAACGCAGTATTAAAATCCATAGTTGATAAGGGGTCAATAAAAAGCAGCCCTATAAGACATGAAATATTGGATAAGGAGTCTTTGTTAGATGAGTTGATAGTCTATAATGATAACGTGAAGGATCTTTATGAGTTTTCGGGAGATAAGAACCTGAATTTCATATCAGATGATTATTCAGTGTTTAGAAAGACAGTAGATAGGAAGGAACAAGTGATAAGCCCATCAGATAAGCTTTTGAAAAGAAGATCTAAAGACACTATCTACACTCGACTGCAGAACTACGTTAAGTCCTCGGAAATTTACCTAGCCAAGCACGGCCTGTTGGAGGAGATTAAGAACTTTGTTCACCTGTTACACTGGAACGTCTGGCATTCACAATCACGAGATGGAATAAGAGAGTGTAACTGGACGTCAGACCAGTTCATAAGATTCGGAAAATTAATCGAGAAAATAGATCAAATCGTGAAGGAACAGTTCAACTCTCTAGTGGAAACTATTACAAACACAGATGATGATATACTGTCAGAACTATTTGACGAAAGGTCAaaactattattttcaacGCACTATGTGTACAATAAGCTAAAGGATAATGTAGAACTCGGTGAGTTTGATATCTATAGATCACGAATGACTCATTtccattttttaaaaaataaactttTCTCTACCATAAATAAGATAATAGAGCCGATTCTATCAGaatatatagaatataGACTCTTAAAGACATTAAAGCAGAGAATTTTACGACTAAAAATTTCGTATGCCAAGTTTAAAAGTAGAGTCGTCCGAGCCTTAAGTAGGGTAAAATCAGTAATTAAACTTTTAAAACTTAAAGACTCTAGTGATAATACactaaataatgaattggaACGAAGTCAAGATAATGTAAAGGAGGAAAAACAAGAAAATGTagatgaaataattaaatatgagAAGATAGATTTAAGGTGTTTGTTGAAACAATTGAACCATTCCCATATTTCACCCCAAAGCTTAAAGAACGTACACCAAATCAGTAGAAAAGAtctatataaatttaacgAAAATGGAAATTGGATTATCCACTTCGTCGGATCTGGATCTAGACAGCCAACAACCACGAGATTGACTTCGACAATGGCATTTCAAAGGATTTATGATCCATACCAGtcaaatgataataatagaACAATGAATGGTACAGATCAAAACCTTAAAACGAGAATAACTAATAGAAGAAATTCATTCGGTAGTAAGATATGGTTGTTCGATTGTGGAGAAGGTACTAAAAATGGACTTGAAAACATAGGACTAGACCCATTGAACGTAGATCGTATATTCCTAACACATTTACACGGCGATCACTGTTATGGTGTGTTCTCATTTTTGTACCTAAGGGAACGTCAAAATCCGTTGGAAATCTACGGCCCACCAGGTTCCAAGAAACTGATAAACTCAATACACCAAAATACATCAGCGATGTCAAATAATCATAACCTTTTCGTGGTACATGAACTCATTCCAACACAACCCCCTATCCAATCGACGAATACGATTAATATCACtgataatattgttaacACTGGTACTGGTGATAGCGTTGGAGCAGTAGGAGatatatacataaataaGGATGGATATTATAAAGTCTATGAAGACAATGATATTGAGGTTTTGGCAGCAGAGCTGGAACATACTATGCCAACAGTCGGTTACGTTATACAACAAAAAGAAAAGTCATTCaaaagaaataatataattcaACCACCAAGTGATTCTGAGATAAGTTTGTTGACACAAAGAAATCAAAAGGTAAAGAAAATTGCAATATGCCAAGATACCTCAGAGAGTAGTaagatgaagaaaataGCAAGTGATGCAGACTTGTTAATACACGAAGCAACACTAAGTTCCTCAACGTCACTAGTCAGTGGAATCTTACTTGACCTTTTTAAGGATAATTATGGGTTAATATTACCGCAAGGCTCTATTCATGGGCTTTGTAAGTTCCTGTCAAACATTGAAACCAAACTGTGTTGTTTTAACTTTACACTTTCAGCAGTGTCATCATTCGTTAAGTGTGAACGGTATTATCTGCTCCATAAGCTTAATGTTTTCAAGAATTTCATCTCTAACTTGAATCCGTTTAGGGTTCCAAACATTACTGCCAATTCCAACCATAATAGTAATACAGGTGATACCTCAGTTTCAACGGGGAATAGAGTAAATAAAACCAAGAGAGAGATAGACAAAGAGTTGAAAGATAAATGGTTGAACAATGTGTTTGTGTTTATGGATAGACTTAACGCGTTAAATGAGCTTAGTAACTATGAGAACTCTGTGAAGAGACTCCAGAGTAGGTGTAGACTTATGGAAAAACTATCCAAGGTAATGCCCTCACTGGACTTGTTCAAAGTAATAGAAACATCCTCGAAGAAAATCCTGTTCTCAGATATAATACCGGACTTTAATTCAATTAACAGAGCCTATGAAAAGTTCGACATCACTAACCTCTATAATGAAAAGTATACAGTGAACGTTCTCAAGTATTTAAACACCATTTCAAATgatatattcaattattGGAATGACATTTTACAGCTTAACATACCCTTCGACGTTTCTCAGAGTATTTTCCACTCTCATTAATTATCcatttacatattttaatagtatataacaTTTCACTAGGTTATTTTAATTGGACTGCTCTCCATAACAGTATAATTGCCAGCTTCGGACACTCAACACCCGATATGGCAGGTCGATTCGCTGCCGAAATTAAGGCCAAAAGATTAATTCTAACACATTTCTCCAAcgtatttttaaatatcacttatatatactattaattaatactattatcTATATATTACACCAACATCCTCAAAAtctaattaaaaaatatagaaatatCCTGGCGACGATAAGTTACAAAACCTTTTAACAATGATAAGGATAGAAAACGAAGCTAGGTAATAAATTCCATAGTTTGctagaataaattatagcttagattttgataataatgaGTTAGGACTGCGAACCGGAAAAGTGGAGGTAAAAAAATACCGATCATTGCAGCATGggataaaatgaaaataagagtatagataatataatacacaaaattaataatttgtgttaaatattttatgatCAATTATCCAATGTTTACGTCCTTGTTCCCCTGACCCTTTGGATGATCGTCTTTCCAGTCATCCCAGTTCCTTTCCTCGTCAGTGCAGACGCTGGATTTCTCAGACTCctaagaataaaattaaaaaaacagAAAACCTCTTCAGAGTTGTCAAAAGAAGAGCTCTTCCTCTTTTTAGGACGATTCTTTACACCGATAGTTTTGCTGAGAATTTCATTAAAGTGGTAACTTACACGTCCATCTCCATCTCAATACGAGCGCACTCATCCAGAGAAATTGTGGGTAAGTCTAACAATTTATAGAAAAGAAAACTTACTGTGGCCTGGAAGGAAAACCATTCTTTTGTATAATGATCGAACTAGAGTAGGGTCCAGCTAAACAAATTTACAAAGAAATATTATGAAAGTGTATAACATAGTAAAGATAGATATGTGAAATAAAACCTGTGAATTAGTGTCAATATGTAAAAACCATGGCTTAGAAGAGGAAGTGGTAACATCATTTTTAGgttctaaataattatttgtatttagAGGTTGTGGTACCATTTGAAAAGGCGAGTTTGTTCAATTCTCTCCTTTCAACAAAGGGAAGTTCCATTTCAATAGAGTTCAGGTGGTTAAGAGATTGTATTGAAAATAACCTCAAGATACTAAGCAAGGTGTTGCGATAAAACTCTTCCCTATCAGAGTCCTCCAGTGACCTCTACATGGAATTAACTATAAGAAACTAACGAATCTTATAAAATTCTCAATTGACCCCGATGACAAAAATATTTCAGTTAATGACTTCTTCAAGTCACGTTCAAATGATGCTTGATTTATCCTCATACTTCTACCGTCTTCATTACTTCTCCCGCCAACTCCCATTCCAGAGCGTTCTGAGGATTTGCCAAATTTAGTTTCCCATAACTGGAGCTCCTCGGGCCTTAAAATATCCATTTGTGATAACGTGTTCATAAActcaaataaataaatctaatCTCATTATTAGTGAATGTAGTGACTAGTAGAGAAATTTATAGTGAAGTAGAGTAATACCTGGactttttttaatatagaGAATCTATTTTCCATATTAGGCCTCTCGAATAATACATGAGCACTTAAATATGGAAGCATAAGATATTTTAGGTTTTCAGTATGCACATCTTCAAACTGTtcatttttagaaattagGTCAAAGTGAATACAGCCTATGTTCAGAAGTTCAAACGACTGTTGTAATTCATCAGCAACTCGAAGTTTTTTCAATCTTTCCTTTTCTATATTTCTCTGAAATTCAGGCTCATCACTAGTATCATGGTCTTTTGGAGATTCTACAACTTTGTTAACTAGAATACTAACtcaaatataattatttagtaaattacCAGAATGCTGTTGAAAGTATTGTGGAAGTGAGTGGGTTTGTAAGAAATCTAGACACTCGTTTAGTTCTTTTCTGATAGAATTGAACTTGTTGAAGTCATAATCCTGCCAGAATAAACTCCAGTACTCTGAGAAGGTCCTGTTAAACAGTCTGTCAAATAGGTAGAAATCCGATGAGGTATCTTCTGGTaccattaaatatatacaaaacaatatttattaaaacaacCCGATGTGTTGGTGAAAAGGctaaaaatactttattTTATTGGTAAATGGCCTCATATTAGCAGCtactaaaaaatatttttaacat from Theileria annulata chromosome 1, complete sequence, *** SEQUENCING IN PROGRESS *** harbors:
- a CDS encoding uncharacterized protein (Weak Pfam hit to lactamase_B (Metallo beta lactamase superfamily)); translation: MKNILIFLIHFSIISNLKKCILISQYLSHTRPSNVTCFVAYYNLYNNTTQSGFLENKAKKIKLNDFNSYKKQTIHSKDRGILVESQKPPVNLVDSGAKPKEQPVGTANAVLKSIVDKGSIKSSPIRHEILDKESLLDELIVYNDNVKDLYEFSGDKNLNFISDDYSVFRKTVDRKEQVISPSDKLLKRRSKDTIYTRLQNYVKSSEIYLAKHGLLEEIKNFVHLLHWNVWHSQSRDGIRECNWTSDQFIRFGKLIEKIDQIVKEQFNSLVETITNTDDDILSELFDERSKLLFSTHYVYNKLKDNVELGEFDIYRSRMTHFHFLKNKLFSTINKIIEPILSEYIEYRLLKTLKQRILRLKISYAKFKSRVVRALSRVKSVIKLLKLKDSSDNTLNNELERSQDNVKEEKQENVDEIIKYEKIDLRCLLKQLNHSHISPQSLKNVHQISRKDLYKFNENGNWIIHFVGSGSRQPTTTRLTSTMAFQRIYDPYQSNDNNRTMNGTDQNLKTRITNRRNSFGSKIWLFDCGEGTKNGLENIGLDPLNVDRIFLTHLHGDHCYGVFSFLYLRERQNPLEIYGPPGSKKLINSIHQNTSAMSNNHNLFVVHELIPTQPPIQSTNTINITDNIVNTGTGDSVGAVGDIYINKDGYYKVYEDNDIEVLAAELEHTMPTVGYVIQQKEKSFKRNNIIQPPSDSEISLLTQRNQKVKKIAICQDTSESSKMKKIASDADLLIHEATLSSSTSLVSGILLDLFKDNYGLILPQGSIHGLCKFLSNIETKLCCFNFTLSAVSSFVKCERYYLLHKLNVFKNFISNLNPFRVPNITANSNHNSNTGDTSVSTGNRVNKTKREIDKELKDKWLNNVFVFMDRLNALNELSNYENSVKRLQSRCRLMEKLSKVMPSLDLFKVIETSSKKILFSDIIPDFNSINRAYEKFDITNLYNEKYTVNVLKYLNTISNDIFNYWNDILQLNIPFDVSQIYNISLGYFNWTALHNSIIASFGHSTPDMAGRFAAEIKAKRLILTHFSNKYPGDDKLQNLLTMIRIENEAR
- a CDS encoding uncharacterized protein (Shows moderate similarities to human / mouse immunoglobulin-binding protein 1 but does not show any Pfam hit) encodes the protein MVPEDTSSDFYLFDRLFNRTFSEYWSLFWQDYDFNKFNSIRKELNECLDFLQTHSLPQYFQQHSVSILVNKVVESPKDHDTSDEPEFQRNIEKERLKKLRVADELQQSFELLNIGCIHFDLISKNEQFEDVHTENLKYLMLPYLSAHVLFERPNMENRFSILKKVQIYLFEFMNTLSQMDILRPEELQLWETKFGKSSERSGMGVGGRSNEDGRSMRINQASFERDLKKSLTEIFLSSGSIENFIRFRSLEDSDREEFYRNTLLSILRLFSIQSLNHLNSIEMELPFVERRELNKLAFSNEPKNDVTTSSSKPWFLHIDTNSQLDPTLVRSLYKRMVFLPGHNLPTISLDECARIEMEMDVKTIGVKNRPKKRKSSSFDNSEEESEKSSVCTDEERNWDDWKDDHPKGQGNKDVNIG